The nucleotide sequence TCAGGTCAAGCCCCTGTTTGTCTCCCATGTTTCCGGCGTACAGGACCACCGTTTCGTCTTCAGCGATGCCATGCCTCTGGCGAAAAGCGTTCATGCGTGGCATGGGTTTCACAAACGAGACATCCGACCAGTTGGGGAACACCATCAGGCGGTCTTCCGGCACCCCTTTGCTGATGATGCGGTCTTTCATGGCCGGGGTGATGGTGGAAACAAAGCTGGCCTGCTTGAGGAAAAACTCCTCCAGACGGAAAAGCAACCGTGAAAACAGACCCTGCCGGATGATGCCCAGTCGCACCGCTGCGTCCACTTGCAGGTCTTGCACATGCAACACCCACGGGGTGCGGGTGAACACCGAGTACAGCAGGGGTCCCAGAGAGGACAACAAGGAGGGGCAAACCGTGATCAGCACATCAGGCCTGCTGGATGAAAAGGCCCGCATCAGCCAGAAAGGCAAACTGTTCAGCACAAAGGAAGCCTCATACATCAGGCGGGTGCGTGAGGACATGCGCTCTGGTCCGGGAAGGTAAAGCGGGAACTGGTGGGTGGTGCTGTTTCCCTGCTGCAAAACCCCACGGCGGTTGGTGTGTCCGGCCCGGGGTTTCCACTCGGGATAGTGGGGCACCCCTGCAACCACGGTCACTTCACAGGTCCGGGCGAAGTGATCGGCCATCTCTGCACTGTATTTGGGCACCCCGGTGGAGGTGCGGTCAGTGGTGATGCTGTTGATCCAGA is from Deinococcus misasensis DSM 22328 and encodes:
- a CDS encoding WcaI family glycosyltransferase, with the translated sequence MKIWINSITTDRTSTGVPKYSAEMADHFARTCEVTVVAGVPHYPEWKPRAGHTNRRGVLQQGNSTTHQFPLYLPGPERMSSRTRLMYEASFVLNSLPFWLMRAFSSSRPDVLITVCPSLLSSLGPLLYSVFTRTPWVLHVQDLQVDAAVRLGIIRQGLFSRLLFRLEEFFLKQASFVSTITPAMKDRIISKGVPEDRLMVFPNWSDVSFVKPMPRMNAFRQRHGIAEDETVVLYAGNMGDKQGLDLIVEAALQLENPAGLRFVMVGEGVSKRRLMSAVEAHGLQNFLFLPVQPLEVLPEMLAAGDIHLVVQKREAADIVMPSKLTNILAAGRSSIATADPGTTLAQVLLDHQCGLVTEPENAAALAKAIQTLAGDVELRTRQGLAARKYAERHLDQTAVLDAFLNDLDNRLRARRPAALAAEILRGRK